A region of Rahnella aceris DNA encodes the following proteins:
- a CDS encoding dihydrodipicolinate synthase family protein: MFTGLSAFPLTPLTEKGIDEKSFVRLMERLVSAGVDSIGALGSTGSYAYLKHSERDRVARLAVEHANGIPVMVSIGSVRTSDVLHLAEDAQRAGVSAVLLAPVSYQKLTQDEVFTLYETVSRHLSVPLCVYDNPATTHFDFTDELYGRIAQLPHVGSIKIPGLSADPLVTRKRLDQLRRLVPSHVTLGAAGDLAAATVLTQGGDVWYSVIAGLFPEIPLAITRAAQKGDAQTAQALSAQLEPLWALFRQHGSLRVVAAAAEILGLVSAPCLPLPLQSLSADARQHLTSVLDTLFQH; this comes from the coding sequence ATGTTCACAGGATTAAGTGCTTTTCCTCTTACGCCGCTGACTGAAAAAGGTATTGATGAGAAATCTTTTGTCAGGCTGATGGAACGGCTGGTCAGTGCGGGTGTGGACTCCATTGGTGCGCTCGGCTCGACGGGCAGTTATGCCTATCTGAAGCACAGTGAACGCGACCGCGTTGCGCGGCTGGCAGTAGAACACGCCAATGGTATTCCGGTGATGGTCAGTATCGGCTCGGTGCGGACTTCCGATGTATTGCATCTTGCAGAAGATGCCCAGCGGGCAGGCGTCAGCGCCGTGTTGCTGGCACCGGTGTCGTATCAGAAACTGACGCAAGATGAAGTGTTTACGCTGTATGAAACCGTCAGCCGACATCTTTCCGTGCCGTTGTGTGTTTACGACAATCCGGCCACCACGCATTTCGATTTCACCGATGAGCTTTACGGACGTATCGCGCAGTTGCCGCATGTGGGCAGTATCAAAATTCCCGGACTTTCAGCGGATCCGCTCGTCACGCGTAAACGGCTTGACCAACTCCGTCGACTTGTCCCTTCTCATGTGACACTTGGCGCGGCGGGCGATCTGGCGGCCGCCACGGTGCTGACGCAAGGCGGCGATGTCTGGTACTCCGTCATTGCCGGATTGTTCCCGGAAATTCCGCTGGCGATCACCCGCGCGGCGCAAAAAGGCGATGCGCAGACTGCGCAGGCACTGTCTGCTCAGTTAGAGCCGCTCTGGGCGCTGTTCCGTCAGCACGGCAGCCTGCGCGTTGTGGCCGCCGCAGCGGAAATTCTTGGCCTGGTATCGGCCCCTTGTCTGCCGTTACCGCTTCAGTCGTTGTCGGCCGATGCCCGTCAGCATCTTACTTCCGTGCTTGATACCTTATTTCAGCACTGA
- a CDS encoding SrfA family protein — protein sequence MAKSFLRSGSLNDILALGENGLPVYASALQLRETLRLRKQPVIADCLAIPQLNEAGDRLDWYSPREGKVVSWAAATDTARASALRQLENCLDTVSQISKAAKSSEKPATQFFGSLLEKAFRFPDQNHVYLVGGQPVLTFWGFLSLDSVSNPDPFAALRNTLTADEPLPALSLAAEKIKAPEPVIEKPEPVRVIKTIEARAAEQEVTAPEPVATPRRKKSPLIWALPVAALVVAGSAAGWLYSRTPAPKVETAKTEAPKPAATTEPAVIAPPLVATEVKSPEVKTPEPTPLPVAPAAVVVPSPEPVAEVEKTPVAAVPAVPVSKNALVMPPDAVKIGSTKFLNGNWNVVVDIKDPVTGKPPVLRYQFKQGQGTVKITYGAGVTCRTVANAGLMQSGNLVINSRYRAKCSDGSRYQMPEISCTQGATGAAVCQGRYTGDTVYPMTIKREGK from the coding sequence GTGGCAAAATCATTTTTACGCAGTGGCAGTCTCAATGACATCCTTGCACTGGGCGAAAACGGGCTACCGGTTTACGCATCAGCCCTGCAATTACGCGAAACCTTACGTCTGCGTAAACAACCGGTGATTGCCGACTGTCTGGCGATCCCGCAGCTTAATGAGGCCGGTGACCGCCTCGACTGGTATTCCCCCCGTGAAGGTAAAGTCGTTTCCTGGGCCGCTGCCACAGATACCGCGCGCGCATCGGCTTTGCGCCAGCTCGAGAACTGTCTCGACACCGTGTCGCAAATCAGCAAAGCGGCAAAATCTTCTGAGAAACCCGCCACACAGTTTTTTGGCTCGTTACTGGAAAAAGCCTTCCGTTTTCCGGATCAAAACCATGTGTATCTGGTCGGAGGGCAGCCTGTACTGACCTTCTGGGGCTTCCTGAGCCTCGACAGCGTCAGTAATCCTGATCCTTTTGCGGCGCTGCGCAATACGCTGACCGCCGATGAACCCCTGCCAGCGCTGTCGCTGGCAGCAGAAAAAATCAAAGCGCCGGAACCGGTCATTGAAAAGCCGGAACCTGTGCGGGTAATTAAAACCATTGAAGCCCGCGCGGCTGAACAGGAAGTTACGGCGCCGGAACCGGTTGCGACCCCGCGCCGTAAAAAATCTCCGCTGATCTGGGCACTGCCGGTCGCGGCGCTGGTCGTCGCCGGTTCTGCCGCAGGCTGGTTATATTCCCGTACGCCTGCGCCAAAAGTTGAAACCGCGAAGACCGAAGCGCCGAAACCTGCTGCGACAACGGAACCGGCGGTGATTGCCCCGCCACTGGTGGCTACAGAAGTGAAATCCCCCGAAGTGAAGACGCCGGAACCGACACCGTTACCGGTCGCACCGGCCGCCGTGGTGGTGCCTTCTCCGGAGCCCGTCGCGGAAGTGGAAAAAACACCGGTCGCTGCTGTACCGGCTGTGCCTGTCAGCAAAAATGCCTTAGTGATGCCACCTGATGCGGTAAAAATCGGCTCGACCAAATTTCTCAACGGTAACTGGAATGTGGTGGTGGATATCAAAGATCCGGTTACCGGTAAACCGCCGGTGTTGCGTTATCAGTTTAAACAGGGTCAGGGTACGGTAAAAATTACCTACGGCGCGGGCGTGACCTGCCGCACGGTGGCAAATGCCGGTCTGATGCAATCAGGAAATCTGGTGATTAACAGCCGTTACCGGGCGAAATGCAGCGACGGTTCCCGTTATCAGATGCCGGAAATCAGTTGTACTCAGGGCGCGACTGGCGCTGCCGTGTGTCAGGGTCGCTATACCGGCGACACGGTTTACCCAATGACCATTAAGCGTGAAGGTAAATAA
- a CDS encoding virulence factor SrfB: protein MLATLTDFKQKITLIRDSGIQFLDFALKPVWDDGLPAKFVRKSANGPLLRLDYNPQNGRHFLPGVDGGAPEVVRPEFSFPLEQSLKLLDQIWLPLPFLRFNPPRTFMAGPDNWARVQIRELDTPEADGSTHRVVIAFDTRVVEGDDEQTQLAPTPDDVKNGISFALAWHNEELPDFLDQTWVDGWLREVFTEQSAIREEREARNIKVALREFEYQAHYLNLLEMLGSQLGIPELKINGATLQEPAINVDLILDVGNSHTCGILVEDHAGETDGLKQTCELQLRDLSQPHFLYNELFESRVEFAQARFGKPNFSVESGRDDAFIWPSILRAGREASRLALLREGTEGSTGISSPRRYLWDEDSYTPGWRFSQGGHGAITEPVAAAMPLTFLINDDGQPLSDLPAEDRLPVFSAHYSRSSVMTLMLSELLAQALMQINSPAQRTRMLRSSAPRQLRNIILTLPSAMPKPEREIFRRRMQEAIGLVWKSMGWHPSDDAFKNQNDKAKSSVPVPDVQMEWDEATCGQMVYLYNETQVNFGGHTGEFFASMARPDRELADDEPVGKTLRIASIDIGGGTTDLAITQYWLDDGMGNNVKITPRLLFREGFKVAGDDILLDVIQLYILPALHAALKKAGLANPDSLMTRLFGSEGRMDGHATLRQQSTLQIFIPLARSVLEVYERFDPLDTHAEIDAPFGELLEQTPTLKVLDYLHTEIQRVLPAGSAVFDILQVPLVLKLSKLHSEFLSNRMSITQNLRSLCEVVSLHDCDVLLLTGRPSRFPGIQALFRHLQPLPINRMLSLDGYHTSGWYPFNKLGRIDNPKSTAAVGAMLCLLALDLRLPGFYFKAGDFQPYSTVRYLGMLDGNQVLTEDNVCYGDIDLDAHDYKLDSAASFRIRGAICLGFRQLENDRWPASPLYTLSIAEPELARKVAGDSVLRVKLAVKKGEDHPTPEFFDIASAVLDNGTKVPPHHLRLRLNTLGESHYWIDSGSVFVS, encoded by the coding sequence ATGCTGGCAACCCTTACAGATTTTAAACAAAAGATTACCCTGATCCGCGACAGCGGCATCCAGTTCCTCGACTTCGCGCTGAAGCCGGTGTGGGATGACGGACTGCCTGCCAAATTTGTGCGCAAGAGCGCCAACGGCCCGTTATTGCGCCTCGACTATAACCCGCAAAATGGTCGTCACTTTTTACCGGGAGTGGATGGCGGTGCGCCGGAAGTGGTGCGTCCTGAATTCAGTTTCCCGCTGGAACAGTCGCTGAAACTGCTTGACCAGATCTGGCTGCCGTTGCCGTTCCTGCGCTTTAATCCGCCGCGCACCTTTATGGCCGGTCCCGACAACTGGGCGCGGGTGCAAATCCGTGAACTGGATACCCCGGAAGCGGATGGCAGCACGCACCGCGTCGTGATTGCCTTTGATACCCGCGTAGTGGAAGGCGATGACGAACAAACCCAGCTCGCACCGACACCGGATGACGTCAAAAACGGCATCAGCTTTGCGCTGGCATGGCATAACGAAGAACTGCCCGATTTCCTCGATCAGACCTGGGTGGACGGCTGGTTACGTGAAGTGTTCACCGAGCAGTCCGCTATCCGCGAGGAACGTGAAGCGCGCAATATTAAAGTCGCCCTGCGTGAATTCGAATATCAGGCACATTATCTGAATCTGCTGGAAATGCTCGGCAGCCAGCTTGGTATCCCTGAACTGAAAATTAATGGCGCGACGTTGCAGGAACCGGCGATTAACGTCGATCTGATTCTGGATGTGGGTAACTCGCACACCTGCGGCATTCTGGTGGAAGACCATGCAGGCGAAACCGATGGCCTGAAGCAAACCTGCGAACTGCAACTGCGCGACCTCTCTCAGCCGCATTTTCTCTATAACGAACTGTTCGAGAGCCGGGTGGAGTTCGCCCAGGCTCGCTTTGGTAAACCGAACTTCTCCGTCGAAAGCGGCCGTGATGACGCCTTTATCTGGCCGTCAATTTTACGCGCCGGTCGGGAAGCCAGTCGTCTGGCACTGTTGCGCGAAGGAACGGAAGGATCGACCGGGATTTCCAGCCCGCGCCGTTATTTGTGGGATGAAGACAGTTATACGCCGGGCTGGCGTTTCAGCCAGGGCGGTCATGGTGCGATTACCGAGCCGGTCGCTGCAGCCATGCCGCTGACATTTCTGATCAATGACGACGGTCAGCCGCTGTCTGATCTGCCTGCGGAAGATCGCCTGCCGGTGTTCTCCGCCCATTACAGCCGCAGCTCGGTGATGACGCTGATGCTGTCGGAACTGCTGGCGCAGGCGCTGATGCAAATTAACAGCCCGGCGCAGCGCACCCGTATGCTGCGATCTTCCGCACCGCGCCAGTTACGCAATATTATTCTGACCCTGCCCTCGGCGATGCCGAAACCGGAGCGTGAAATTTTCCGCCGCCGTATGCAGGAAGCCATCGGGCTGGTGTGGAAATCCATGGGCTGGCATCCCTCTGACGACGCGTTTAAAAACCAGAACGACAAAGCCAAAAGCAGCGTGCCGGTGCCGGATGTGCAGATGGAATGGGACGAAGCAACCTGCGGCCAAATGGTGTATCTCTACAACGAAACGCAGGTGAATTTTGGTGGTCATACCGGCGAGTTTTTTGCCAGCATGGCGCGTCCTGACCGCGAACTGGCCGACGATGAACCGGTGGGCAAAACCCTCCGTATCGCCTCGATTGACATCGGCGGCGGGACGACCGATCTGGCCATCACGCAATACTGGCTCGATGACGGGATGGGGAATAATGTCAAAATCACCCCGCGTTTGCTGTTCCGCGAAGGCTTTAAAGTGGCGGGCGACGATATTCTGCTGGATGTCATTCAGCTCTATATTTTACCTGCGTTACATGCGGCGCTGAAGAAAGCCGGACTGGCTAACCCGGACAGCCTGATGACGCGCCTGTTTGGTAGCGAGGGGCGCATGGACGGGCATGCCACCTTGCGTCAGCAAAGTACGCTGCAAATTTTTATCCCGCTGGCGCGGTCAGTGCTGGAAGTTTACGAACGCTTTGATCCGCTGGATACCCACGCAGAAATTGATGCGCCATTCGGTGAATTGCTGGAACAGACACCGACGCTGAAAGTGCTGGATTATCTGCATACCGAAATCCAGCGCGTTCTGCCTGCCGGTTCGGCGGTATTTGATATTCTTCAGGTACCGCTGGTACTGAAACTCAGCAAGCTGCACAGTGAGTTTTTATCCAACCGCATGAGCATTACGCAGAACCTGCGTTCGCTGTGTGAAGTGGTGTCGTTGCATGACTGCGATGTGTTGCTGCTGACCGGTCGTCCTTCGCGTTTCCCCGGCATTCAGGCGTTGTTCCGCCATCTGCAACCGCTGCCGATCAACCGTATGCTGTCACTCGATGGTTATCACACCAGCGGCTGGTATCCGTTTAACAAACTCGGGCGCATCGACAACCCGAAATCCACAGCAGCCGTCGGCGCAATGCTGTGTCTGCTGGCGCTGGATTTACGTCTGCCGGGCTTCTATTTCAAAGCCGGTGATTTCCAGCCGTATTCGACCGTGCGCTATCTCGGTATGCTCGACGGCAATCAGGTGCTGACTGAAGATAACGTTTGTTACGGTGATATCGATCTTGATGCCCATGATTACAAACTCGATAGTGCGGCCAGTTTCCGCATTCGCGGTGCCATTTGTCTGGGCTTCCGCCAGCTGGAAAATGACCGCTGGCCGGCCTCGCCGCTGTATACCCTGTCCATCGCGGAACCTGAACTGGCGCGTAAAGTGGCGGGTGACAGTGTGCTGCGGGTGAAACTGGCGGTGAAAAAAGGGGAAGATCATCCGACGCCGGAATTTTTTGATATTGCCAGCGCGGTGCTGGATAACGGCACCAAAGTGCCTCCTCATCACCTGCGCCTGCGGCTAAATACACTGGGCGAGAGCCATTACTGGATCGACAGTGGGAGCGTATTCGTCTCATGA
- a CDS encoding virulence factor SrfC family protein codes for MTTSTTETNAGLTTNVLQRQFAAVSDTIGEALGWVDATRAEAPRLDLEADRLNLQLTRCREKAQRLAQACELPPALGFYGHSQAGKSYLICSLAAGNYGRLETRLGGVTLDYLTQINPGNRVARFATRFTRQADVRDRAFPVRVLLLNEADLARIVIRAFQPDSHYPVADTQQITEHLSKLMMHRQPEPVDGFTSEQIMGLWDSMIRLDPRRFRHLNAHYWPVAVKLAPYLNIDDRARLFSLLWGNDPALTAAYRHYAHTLQHLSGAESLLAPLSILVDDAMQPADGIFSQSPGWDIQIPVCPQWGDESGPSVTLSLAELTMLASEVQIPLLSPPREVLFEQIDLLDLPGYGALTDESGEDEYSDLFRAKISYLPERYTDRHEMNMLMVCTAADVRDDVVAVGRTLEYWVKEMHGENTQVRDRRKPGLVWVFTPFDRRVSGSAHFDEAVQRHVGNPGDAWGALLAMDDRGLQRMADYLAAEIRPEIRLNRLSEIRDELRRELADNLLGRWYQAGDKADPAQKQRTVQTVIKALQTRTGVHGELLEKLLPGRDELHRIYHEHAGKQAETGEQDESGVESFGIGIDIDLFAEQQDVQVWQEKPDDGTAFARQVQRYWINHLRSLPENEPLIALLGVAKPTVELLMEELITASFRLNMGDALVRSLSGTLSAGTREHEHHADRQVSRALTVLGDFVAWLGFEKQAEAGRPESRINKGNKIFAKPKKSVASWKSSRRLTKLSATPTNSTAFYIYDWLVGLQESIMRNAGYAAGGEIPAQRRESLERLLNTLKANN; via the coding sequence ATGACAACAAGCACGACAGAAACAAACGCCGGTCTGACCACCAATGTTTTGCAGCGTCAGTTTGCGGCGGTATCTGACACCATCGGCGAGGCGCTGGGCTGGGTCGACGCCACACGCGCTGAAGCTCCGCGTCTTGATCTGGAAGCCGACCGGCTGAATTTGCAGTTAACACGCTGTCGCGAGAAAGCACAGCGCCTGGCACAGGCCTGTGAACTGCCGCCAGCACTGGGTTTTTACGGGCATTCTCAGGCCGGGAAATCGTACCTGATTTGTTCGCTGGCGGCCGGTAATTACGGACGGCTGGAGACTCGTCTCGGGGGTGTCACGCTCGATTATCTGACCCAGATTAACCCCGGTAACCGTGTGGCGCGTTTCGCCACCCGTTTTACCCGTCAGGCAGACGTCAGGGATCGCGCATTTCCGGTTCGTGTGCTGCTGCTCAATGAAGCCGATCTTGCCCGCATCGTTATCCGCGCTTTCCAGCCGGACAGTCATTACCCCGTGGCGGACACACAGCAAATCACCGAGCACCTCAGTAAACTGATGATGCACCGTCAGCCGGAGCCGGTAGACGGCTTTACCAGCGAACAGATTATGGGATTATGGGATTCCATGATTCGCCTCGATCCCCGCCGTTTCCGCCATCTGAATGCACATTACTGGCCAGTGGCGGTGAAGCTCGCGCCTTATCTGAACATCGACGATCGCGCACGTCTGTTCTCTCTGCTATGGGGTAACGACCCTGCGCTGACGGCAGCGTATCGCCACTATGCCCACACGCTGCAACACCTCAGCGGTGCAGAAAGCCTGCTGGCACCGTTGAGCATTCTGGTTGATGACGCCATGCAACCGGCAGACGGTATTTTCAGTCAGTCGCCCGGCTGGGATATTCAGATCCCGGTTTGCCCGCAATGGGGAGATGAAAGCGGGCCATCTGTGACGTTGTCACTGGCTGAGCTGACCATGCTTGCCTCTGAAGTGCAAATACCCCTGCTTTCCCCACCACGCGAAGTCCTGTTCGAACAGATCGATTTACTGGATCTGCCGGGTTATGGCGCGCTGACTGATGAAAGCGGTGAGGATGAATATTCCGATCTGTTCCGCGCAAAAATTTCTTATCTGCCGGAGCGTTATACCGACCGGCATGAAATGAACATGCTGATGGTTTGCACGGCGGCTGACGTGCGTGATGACGTGGTTGCCGTGGGCCGCACGCTGGAATACTGGGTCAAAGAAATGCACGGCGAAAACACGCAGGTGCGTGACCGCCGCAAACCGGGACTGGTGTGGGTATTCACGCCGTTCGATCGCCGCGTGAGCGGATCGGCACATTTCGACGAGGCCGTTCAGCGTCATGTGGGCAATCCGGGTGATGCCTGGGGCGCGCTGCTGGCGATGGATGATCGCGGTCTGCAACGTATGGCAGATTATCTGGCGGCTGAAATTCGTCCGGAAATCAGGCTGAACCGTCTGAGCGAAATACGTGACGAGCTGCGTCGTGAACTGGCGGATAACCTGCTCGGACGCTGGTATCAGGCGGGCGACAAAGCCGATCCGGCACAAAAGCAACGTACGGTGCAGACCGTCATTAAAGCGCTGCAAACCCGCACGGGTGTTCACGGCGAGCTGCTGGAAAAACTGCTGCCCGGCCGCGACGAACTGCACCGTATTTATCACGAACATGCCGGTAAGCAGGCCGAAACGGGCGAGCAGGATGAATCTGGCGTGGAAAGTTTTGGTATTGGTATTGATATCGATTTATTCGCTGAGCAGCAGGACGTGCAGGTCTGGCAGGAAAAACCGGACGACGGCACGGCGTTTGCGCGCCAGGTACAGCGTTACTGGATTAACCATCTGCGCAGCCTGCCGGAAAACGAACCGCTGATCGCCCTGCTTGGCGTGGCTAAGCCAACAGTCGAGTTGCTGATGGAAGAGTTGATCACCGCCAGTTTCCGTCTGAACATGGGCGATGCGCTGGTACGTTCACTCAGTGGTACGTTATCTGCGGGGACGCGTGAACATGAGCATCATGCGGATCGTCAGGTTTCACGTGCCCTGACGGTGCTCGGTGATTTTGTTGCCTGGCTGGGCTTTGAGAAGCAAGCAGAAGCCGGACGCCCGGAAAGCCGTATCAATAAGGGCAATAAGATTTTTGCCAAGCCGAAGAAAAGCGTTGCAAGCTGGAAGTCATCCCGCCGCCTGACAAAACTTTCTGCCACGCCGACCAATTCCACGGCGTTTTACATTTACGACTGGCTGGTCGGTTTGCAGGAAAGCATCATGCGCAACGCCGGTTACGCGGCGGGCGGGGAAATCCCTGCGCAGCGGCGGGAAAGTCTGGAGCGATTACTCAATACACTGAAAGCCAACAACTAA
- the fbaB gene encoding class I fructose-bisphosphate aldolase, translating to MTDITKLLGKEADSLLQHQCSTITSDQLYLPGADFVDRVMIDNNRSPRVLAAMQNLYNTGRLAGTGYLSILPVDQGVEHSAGASFAANPLYFDPKNIVELAIEAGCNCVASTYGVLASVSRRYAHKIPFLVKLNHNETLSYPTQYDQTLYASVEQAFNLGAQAVGATIYFGSEESRRQIEEISAAFERAHELGMVTVLWAYLRNPAFVKDGKDYHSSADLTGQANHLAATIGADIVKQKMAENNGGYKAVKFGYTDDRVYSKLTTEHPIDLVRYQLANCYMGRAGLINSGGAAGENDIQESVRTAVINKRAGGMGLILGRKAFKKSMKEGVGLINAVQDVYLDTKVTIA from the coding sequence ATGACTGATATCACTAAGTTGTTAGGCAAAGAAGCCGATTCACTTCTTCAGCATCAATGTTCCACCATCACCTCAGACCAGCTATACCTGCCGGGCGCCGATTTTGTTGACCGTGTGATGATCGACAATAACCGTTCGCCGCGCGTACTGGCTGCGATGCAAAACTTGTATAACACCGGACGGTTAGCCGGTACCGGTTATCTGTCGATTCTGCCGGTCGATCAGGGTGTTGAACACTCTGCGGGCGCCTCGTTTGCCGCGAACCCGTTGTATTTCGATCCTAAAAATATTGTTGAACTGGCGATCGAGGCAGGCTGTAACTGCGTAGCGTCAACTTACGGCGTACTGGCTTCCGTTTCACGCCGCTACGCCCATAAAATTCCGTTCCTGGTCAAACTCAATCACAACGAAACCCTGAGTTATCCGACACAATATGACCAGACACTGTATGCCAGTGTGGAACAGGCGTTTAATCTCGGTGCGCAGGCTGTGGGCGCGACCATTTATTTTGGCTCAGAAGAGTCACGTCGCCAGATAGAAGAAATTTCAGCCGCTTTCGAGCGGGCGCATGAACTGGGCATGGTGACAGTGTTGTGGGCATATTTGCGTAATCCGGCGTTTGTGAAAGACGGCAAAGATTACCATTCCAGCGCCGACTTAACCGGCCAGGCAAACCATCTTGCAGCGACCATCGGCGCAGACATTGTGAAACAGAAAATGGCAGAAAATAATGGTGGCTACAAAGCGGTTAAATTCGGTTATACCGATGACCGCGTCTATTCCAAACTGACGACCGAGCACCCGATTGATCTGGTGCGTTATCAGCTGGCGAACTGTTACATGGGGCGGGCCGGATTGATTAATTCCGGCGGTGCCGCAGGTGAAAATGATATTCAGGAATCCGTGCGTACAGCGGTCATCAATAAACGCGCTGGCGGGATGGGACTGATTCTGGGGCGTAAAGCCTTCAAGAAATCAATGAAAGAAGGCGTGGGCTTGATTAATGCCGTTCAGGATGTGTACCTGGATACGAAAGTGACGATTGCCTGA
- a CDS encoding type 1 glutamine amidotransferase domain-containing protein has translation MKILMVLTSHDKLGNTGRKTGFWLEELAAPYYAFKDAGAEIVLASPAGGQPPLDPKSNEPDFQTQQTHRFEADEQARAQLASTVRLDSISQADFDAVFYPGGHGPLWDLAEDTTSIELIQSFQAAGKHVALVCHAPGVLRHVKDAQGNPLVQGKKVTGFTNSEEAAVELTDVVPFLVEDELKALGGVYSKGADWGSYVVQDGLLITGQNPGSSAEAAELLVQQLSK, from the coding sequence ATGAAAATTCTGATGGTTCTGACTTCGCACGACAAACTGGGCAACACGGGCCGTAAAACGGGTTTCTGGCTGGAAGAGCTGGCAGCACCGTATTACGCTTTTAAAGATGCAGGCGCAGAAATTGTGCTGGCATCCCCGGCTGGCGGCCAGCCACCGCTGGATCCGAAAAGTAACGAGCCGGATTTCCAGACGCAGCAAACCCACCGCTTTGAAGCCGATGAACAGGCGAGGGCGCAACTGGCCTCCACCGTGCGTCTGGACAGCATTTCTCAGGCTGATTTTGATGCAGTCTTTTATCCGGGCGGTCATGGCCCGTTGTGGGATCTGGCGGAAGATACAACCTCCATTGAGCTGATCCAGTCATTCCAGGCTGCGGGTAAACACGTTGCGCTGGTGTGTCATGCGCCTGGCGTGCTGCGTCATGTGAAAGATGCACAGGGTAATCCGCTGGTACAGGGCAAAAAAGTCACCGGTTTCACCAACAGCGAAGAAGCGGCGGTTGAGCTGACCGACGTAGTGCCTTTCCTGGTGGAAGATGAACTGAAAGCACTGGGTGGTGTGTATTCGAAAGGCGCTGACTGGGGTTCTTACGTAGTGCAGGATGGTCTGCTGATCACCGGGCAGAATCCGGGTTCTTCCGCAGAAGCGGCAGAATTGTTAGTTCAGCAACTGAGCAAATAA
- a CDS encoding TetR/AcrR family transcriptional regulator, whose translation MNTTKASDTGKTDQRKHILAVGQSLMAKKGFSAVGLNEILTTASVPKGSFYYYFTSKDAFGEELLKSYFQDYLSAMDVTLAQPGLTMAQRLMNYWQQWQESQSFYDCQGKCLAVKLGAEVADLSEPMRQALNDGTSGIISRIARVIETGIKEGSMAVNDAPLIAAQGLYQLWLGSSVMVKILRNTQPFDAAMTMTQQIIHQPQ comes from the coding sequence ATGAACACGACAAAAGCATCTGACACAGGCAAAACTGACCAGCGTAAACACATTCTTGCTGTGGGGCAGTCCCTCATGGCGAAGAAAGGTTTCTCGGCAGTCGGCCTGAATGAAATTCTGACCACCGCGTCCGTACCGAAGGGGTCGTTTTATTACTACTTCACGTCGAAAGATGCATTTGGTGAGGAACTGCTGAAAAGCTATTTTCAGGATTACCTGTCTGCGATGGATGTTACCCTGGCCCAGCCGGGGCTGACGATGGCGCAGCGTCTGATGAATTACTGGCAGCAATGGCAGGAGAGTCAGTCATTTTACGACTGCCAGGGTAAATGCCTCGCCGTGAAACTGGGTGCCGAAGTGGCGGATCTTTCTGAACCGATGCGTCAGGCGCTGAATGACGGCACTTCCGGCATTATCAGCCGCATTGCCCGGGTGATTGAAACGGGAATTAAAGAAGGATCGATGGCCGTCAATGATGCGCCGCTGATTGCCGCACAAGGGCTGTATCAGTTGTGGCTCGGGTCAAGTGTGATGGTGAAAATTTTACGTAATACGCAACCTTTTGACGCCGCCATGACGATGACACAACAGATTATCCATCAGCCGCAGTAA